In the Agromyces flavus genome, AGGGCTACGGCCTCGGTCCGGCCTTCGAGGGCCGCAACGCGACCCACCAGATGAAGAAGATGACGCTCGACAACCTGAAGACCTTCAGGGACACGATGCGCATCCCGATCTCCGACGCGCAGCTCGAGGAGAACCCCTACCTCCCGCCGTACTACCACCCCGGCGAGAACGACGAGGCCATCCAGTACCTGCACGAGCGTCGCCGCGAGCTCGGCGGCTACCTGCCCGAGCGCCGCACGAAGCACACGGCGATCTCGCTGCCCGACGACTCGGCGTACGCGATCGCCAAGAAGGGGTCGGGCACGCAGGAGATCGCCACGACGATGGCGTTCGTCCGGCTGCTCAAGGACCTGATGCGCGCCAAGGACTTCGGCAACCGCATCGTGCCGATCATCCCCGACGAGGCCCGCACGTTCGGCATGGACGCGTTCTTCCCGAACGCGAAGATCTACAACCCGATGGGCCAGCACTACACGTCGGTCGATCGCGAGCTGCTCCTGGCCTACAAGGAGAGCCCGCAGGGCCAGATCGTGCACGTCGGCATCAACGAGGCGGGCGCGCTCGCCGCGTTCACCGCCGTCGGCACGTCGTACTCGACGCAGGGCGAGCCGCTCATCCCGATCTACGTCTTCTACTCGATGTTCGGGTTCCAGCGCACGGGCGACGCGATCTGGGCGGCCGGCGACCAGATGGCGCGCGGTTTCATGATCGGCGCCACGGCGGGCCGCACCACGCTGACCGGCGAGGGACTCCAGCACGCCGACGGCCACTCGCCGCTGCTGGCGTCGACGAACCCCGCGGTCGTCTCGTACGACCCGGCGTACGGCTACGAGATCGGGCACATCGTGCGCTCGGGGCTCGACCGCATGTACGGCGGCAGCCACCACGACCCGAACGTCATGTACTACCTCACGGTCTACAACGAGCCGCTCGTGCAGCCCGCCGAGCCCGAGGAAGTCGATGTCGACGGCATCGTCCGCGGCATCCACCGCATCTCCGAGGGTTGGGGCGAAGGCCCCCGGGCCCAGCTGCTCGCATCGGGTGTCGCGGTCCCGTGGATCATCGAGGCGCAGCACCTGCTCGGACAGGACTGGGGCGTCGCGGCCGACGTGTGGTCGGTCACGAGCTGGTCCGAGCTGAACCGCGACGGACTCGCGGCCGACGAGCACAACTTCCTCCACCCCGAGGCCGAGCGCCGCGTGCCGTACCTCACGCAGAAGCTCTCGGGGGCGCGCGGTCCGTTCGTCGCCGTCTCCGACTACATGCGCGCGGTGCAGGAGCAGATCCGTCCCTATGTTCCCGGCCAGTACGCCACGCTCGGCGCCGACGGCTTCGGCTTCTCCGACACCCGCCCGGCCGCACGCCGCTGGTTCAAGATCGACGGTCCCTCGGTCGTCGTCCGGACGCTGCAGATGCTCGCCGACCGCGGCGAGGTCGACCGGTCCCTTCCGGCCCGGGCGATCGAGAAGTACCGCCTGCACGACGTCAACGCGGGCACGACCGGCACCGCCGGCGGCGAGAGCTAGCAGGCGTCGAGACGGTGGCAACGAAGCCCAGGACCAAGGCGGAGACCCTCGCATGGCTGCGCACCATCTCCGGTGAGCTCTCCACGCAGACGCTGAAGCGTCTCGAGGACACCCTGCCCTGGTACGGCGAGATGCCGCCGAGCCGGCGCTCTGCGGTGGGCCTCGTCGCGCAGGCCGGCATCACCTCGTTCATCGCGTGGTTCGACGACCCGCGCTCGACGCCATGGATCGCCGCCGACGTGTTCGGAGCCGCGCCGCGCGAGCTCCTGCGGTCGGTGAGCCTGCAGCAGACCCTGCAGCTCATCCGCGTCACCGTCGAGGTCGTCGAGGAGCGGGTGAAGGACGGCGGCGAGCCGCTGCGCGAGGCGATCCTGCTCTACTCGCGCGAGATCGCCTTCGCGGCCGCCGACGTCTACGCTCGTGCGGCCGAGGCGCGCGGCCTCTGGGACGCGCGCCTCGAGGCGCTCGTCGTCGACTCGATCCTCTCGGGCGAGTACGACGACGAGCTGCCGAGCCGCATCGCCGCCCTCGGATGGCACGGCCACGGCGAGGTCGCGGTGCTCGTGGGCACGGCACCGAAGCTCTTCGACGTCGACCAGGTCCGTCGCGCCGCACGGCACATGCAGGCCGACGTCCTCGTCGGTGTGCAGGGCAACCGCCTCGTCGTGGTGATCGGCCGCGCCGACCCGCGCGCCCCCGACTCCGAGGACGCGGTCGGCACGGCGCCCGCGCTCACGTTCATGGAGATCGCGACCCAGCTCGAGCCGCACTTCGGGCCCGGCCACCTCGTGCTCGGGCACGAGGTCGCGAACCTCGTCGACGCGGGCAAGAGCGCGAAGGCGGCGCTGGCCGGGTTCGCGGTGGCACGATCCTGGCGTCACGCGCCGCGCCCGGTGCACGCCGACGACCTCCTCCCCGAGCGGGCGCTCGCGGGCGACCCGCTCGCACGCGCCACGCTGGTGCACCGCATCTACCGTCCGCTGCAGGCCCACTCGACCGAGCTCCTGACCACGCTCTGGAGCTACCTCGACAACGGCCGGTCGCTCGAGGCGACCGCGCGCGAGCTGTTCGTGCACCCGAACACGGTGCGGTACCGGCTCAAGCGCGTCTCCGACGTGATCGGGTGGGATGCCACGGGAGCCCGCGAGGCGCTCATCCTGCAGTCCGCGCTGATCATCGGCTCGATGAGCGATCACGAGGCCACGCCTCGGCGTCGACCCGCGGGCTGAGTCACGTATGTATCGCGGAGACAACGACTCGTCCGATACCTTGTCGCGAGTGCACACACATGGCCACCTCGTGATTGGCAGACTGGAGCGGTGATCGTCGTCGTCTGCCCTGGACAGGGCTCCCAGACCCCCGGTTTCCTCGCTCCGTGGCTCGCCGAGCCGTCGTTCGCCGACCGCCTCGCGGGGCTCTCCGAAGCCGCCGGCATCGACCTCGCCACGCACGGCACCGAGAGCGACGCCGACACGATCCGCGACACCGCCGTCGCCCAGCCGCTCATCGTCGCGGCCGGCATCCTCGCGTTCGACGCGCTCACGGCAGGCTCGCACGGCTCCGCCATCGGCGGGATCGCGGGCCACTCGGTCGGCGAGATCACCGCGGCCGCGGCCACCGGCGTCCTTGACGACGCCGACGCGATGCGCTTCGTCGCGGCCCGCGGCCGGGCGATGGCCGATGCCGCCGCCCTCGTTCCGACGGGCATGAGCGCCGTCATCGGCGCCGACGAGGCCGACCTGCTCGGACGGCTCGACGTGCTCGGGCTCGAGCCGGCGAACTTCAACGGCGGCGGACAGGTCGTCGTCGCCGGCGCGGTCGAGGCCCTCGAGCAGCTCAGGGCCGAGCCGCCGGCCGGTGCCCGCGTCATCCCGCTCCAGGTCGCCGGCGCATTCCACACGCGGTACATGCAGCCCGCGCGCGAGCGCCTCGCCGAAGTCGCATCGTCCCTGTCCGTGTCCGACCCGGGTGTCACGCTGTGGACCAACCGCGACGGGTCGAAGGTCGCCTCGGGCGCCGAGTTCGTCGATCTCCTCGTCGGCCAGGTCGCCTCGCCCGTCCGCTGGGACCGCTGCATGGAGTCGTTCGCCGCCGACGGCGTCACCGGACTCATCGAGCTCGCGCCGGCCGGCGCACTGGTCGGGCTCGCCAAGCGCGCCCTCAAGGGCGTGCCGACCGTCGCCGTCAAGACGCCCGACGACCTGCCCGCCGCGATCGAGCTCCTCGAGCAGGCCGCCGCGTAGCCCACCCCGACTCCGGACGAGAGAACGAATGACGCATCCCACCCTCACGCAGTCGCACGGACCCGCCTTCACCCGCCTCCTCTCGGTGGGGGCGTCGCGTGGCGAGAACCTCGTCCCGAACGACGACTTGGTCGGACCGATCGACTCGTCCGACGAGTGGATCCGCCAGCGCACGGGCATCATCACGCGCGCCCGCGCGGGAGCCGACGTGCTCGCGGTCGACCTCGCCACCGAGGCCGGGCGCGAGGCCGTCGAACGTTCCGGCATCCCCGCCGACCGGATCGACCTGGTCATCGTCGCCACCATCTCGAACGTGCAGCAGACGCCGTCGATCGCTGCAGTCGTCGCCGACCGGGTCGGTGCGAACCCCGCCGCCGCCTACGACATGAACGCCGCGTGCGCCGGCTACGCGTACGCCGTCGCCCAGGCCGACGCGCTGATCCGCGCCGGCGCCGCGCACTACGCGCTCGTGATCGGCGCCGAGAAGCTCTCCGACGTCGTCGACCCGACCGACCGCACCATCTCGTTCCTGCTCGGCGACGGCGCCGGCGCGGTCGTCGTCGGTCCGAGCGACGAGGCCGGCATCGGCGCCACCGTCTGGGGCTCCGACGGCTCGAAGGCCGGTGCGGTGGGCATGAACCACACGCTCACCGAGTTCCGCGACGGCGCGTCGGAGTGGCCCACGCTCCGTCAAGAGGGCCAGACGGTCTTCCGCTGGGCCGTGTGGGACATGGCCAAGGTCGCCAAGCAGGCGCTGGATGCCGCGGGCATCACCTCCGACGACCTCGCCGCGTTCATCCCGCACCAGGCGAACATGCGCATCATCGACGAGTTCGCCAAGCAGCTGAAGCTGCCCGACTCGGTCGTCATCGGTCGCGACATCGCGACGACCGGCAACACCTCGGCGGCCTCCATCCCGCTCGCGATGCACCGACTGCTGGAGGAGCACCCCGAGCTCTCCGGAGGGCTCGCCCTCCAGATCGGCTTCGGCGCCGGACTCGTGTTCGGCGCTCAAGTGGTGGTTCTGCCCTGAGCCGCCGTTCCCCGTCCATCTAGACTGTGTCTCGGTCATACGACGAGAACACCCCCTGCAAGGAGAAGAACCATGGCATTGTCCCGCGACGAAGTGCTTGCCGGCCTGGCTGAGCTGATCAACGACGAGACCGGCATCGCGACCGACACGGTCGAGGCGGACAAGTCGTTCACCGATGACCTCGACATCGACTCCATCTCGATGATGACGATCGTCGTCAACGCCGAGGAGAAGTTCGACGTCAAGATCCCCGACGAGGAGGTCAAGAACCTCAAGACCGTCGGCGACGCCGTCGACTTCATCGTCAACGCCCAGGCCTAGGTACGAACGGACGGGTCGGCGCGAGCCGACCCGTCCGTCGTTCCGCCCCCACGGAGTGATTTCGTATGACCAAGAAGATCGTGATCACGGGCATCGGCGCCACCACGCCCATCGGCGGCACCGCTCGTGACAGTTGGAAGGCCCTGCTCGCCGGCGAGTCCGGCGCGCGCACACTCGAGCACGAGTGGGTGCAGAAGTACGAGCTGCCGGTGACCTTCGCCGCCACGGCGAAGGTTCCCGCCGCCGAGGTGCTCGAGCGCCACGAGGTGAAGCGCCTCGACCCGTCGAGCCAGTTCGCGCTCATCGCCGGCCGCGAGGCCTGGGCCGATGCCGGCGCCCCCGAGGTCGCCCCCGAGCGACTCGCCATCGACTGGGCGACGGGCATCGGTGGCGTGTGGACGCTGCTCGACGCGTGGGACACGCTCCGCGACCGGGGTCCGCGCCGAGTGCTGCCCATGACAGTGCCGATGCTCATGCCGAACGGCCCGGGCGCCGCGGTCGGCATGGACCTCCACGCTCGCGCGGGCATCCGCACGGTGGTGTCCGCGTGCGCCTCGAGCACCGAGTCGCTCGTCAACGCGTGGGAGCACCTGCAGGACGGCGTCGCCGACGTCGTCATCGCGGGCGGCTCGGAGTCGGCCATCCACCCCATCACCATCGCCTCGTTCAACTCGATGCAGGCGCTGTCCAAGCGCAACGACGACCCGGCGGTCGCGTCCCGACCCTACGACGTGGGCCGCGACGGCTTCGTCATGGGCGAGGGCGGCGCCGCGCTCGTCCTCGAGACCGAGGAGCACGCGAAGGCCCGCGGTGCGCGCATCTACGCCGAGCTGTTGGGCGGCGCGATCACCAGCGACGCGTACCACATCACGGCACCCGACCCCGAGGGGTCCGCTGCGGCTCGCGCGATGAAGGCGGCCATCGAGGGCGCCGGTGCGAGCCTGTCCGACGTGGTGCACGTCAACGCGCACGCCACGAGCACGCCGGTCGGCGACATCGCCGAGTACAACGCGCTGCGACGCGTCTTCGGCGAAGACCTCGACCGGATCGCGATCACCGCGACGAAGGCGTCGACCGGGCACCTCCTGGGCGGGGCCGGCGCGATCGAGGCGATCTTCACCGTGCTGGCGCTCCACGAGCGCACGGCTCCCCCGACGATCAACCTCACCGAGCAGGACCCCGAGATCCCGCTCGACGTCGTGACGTCGCCGCGGGTGCTCGGCGAGGGCGACCTCGTCGCGATCAGCAACTCGTTCGGCTTCGGCGGGCACAACGCCGTCGCCGCGTTCCGCTCCGCCTGACGCGAACGGCGGATGCCGCGGCATCCGCCTCGCCGACGGGCATCGGGCCCCGGCCGCCTCACGGCGCCGGGGCCCGATGCATCGCCGCCACGGGTTACGGTCGTGCGCTGCCGGGACCTGAGTCGACCGACGAACGCGTCGCGCCACCGGGCGGCGGGTCTCATCCCACGCGGTGCAACCAGACGACGGGGGCGAAGTCGCTCGCGTGGCGGAACGGTTCGAGTTCGTCATCCCATGCCTGGCCGAGGGCGAGGCGCAGTTCGCGATGCAGCTCTCCGGCATCGAACGCGGCGATCTCCATCGCGTAGCGGATGCGATCCTCGGGCACGACGAGGTTGCCCGCCGCGTCGGTCTGCGCGTAGAAGACGCCGAGCTCGGGGGTGTGCATCCACCGCGCTCCGTCGGAGCCGAGGCCCGGGTCCTCGCTCACCTCGAAGCGGAGCTGCTCCCATCCGCGCAACGCCGAGGCGATCCGCGCGCCCGTGCCCGGCTCGCCCGTCCACGAGAACTCGGCGCGCATGGTGCCCGGCAGCACGGGCTGCTCGACCCACTCGAAGTTCACGGCGGTGCCGATCGCACGACCGGCCGCCCATTCGACATGCGGGCAGAGCGCCCGCTGCGATGAATGCACGAACAGCATCCCTCGCGCGGCGCGTGCGGCCCGCGTGACCTGCTCCGCCATCTCCTGCTCCGTTTCCTCGTGAGGTGCGTCTTCCCCTACGACCTCGGAAACTGCGGGCTCGGCGTGAGCGCGAATGTTCGATTGGCGACGACGAGTCGTCAGGACGAGTATGCCCGCCCATCCCCGCACCTGACAAGGCCTGTGGCTAAACTGCTCACCGGGTGAATGTTTGCCCGGGGGCGAAGGAGACCTGGTGGCCGTACGCGATGCGCTGCTGGTGCTGCTGCTCGACGGACCCGCGTACGGGTTCCAGCTGCACGGCGGGCTGGCTGCACGGACCGGAGGGCGGCGTGTGATCAACGTCGGCCAGACCTACGCCACGCTCGATCGCCTCGGCGCCCAGGGCCTCGTCGAATCCGCCGGGACGACCGACGACGGACTCCCCCTGCACCGCCTCACACCGACGGGCCGCAAGGCCGCGGCGGGCTGGCTGGACGGGACGGATGCCGCGGGCGCCGATCCGTGGCACGAGACGGTCGACCGCGTGCTGCTCGCGCTGTCGTTGCCCACGATCGACGAGACACCGGTCCTCGCCGGCGAGCTCGCACGTTGGACCGCGCGCCGCGATGCCGCGACGCCGGCCGTCGCGTCGGGCGCCGGCGGCCCAGCCGCACTCGTCGACCTCGCCGCGGAGGCCGATGCCGCCCGAGCGGCGGCAGCGCTCGCCTGGCTCGAGCAGGTGAGCCGAGCGGATGCCGCGTCGCTCGCGTTCGCTCCCAGCGCCGAGCGACCCCGGCGGGGCCGGCGCCCGGCGCGCGCACCGGCGTGAGGCTCAGGTGGCCGAGCCGTAGTTCGGCGTGGTGACGAGGTTGAGCGGGAACTCGACCGGCGCCTCGCCGAAGAGCAGCCGTCCGGCCTCGGCCGCCGCATCGCCGACCGCGTCGGCCACCGCCGACGCGAACTCCAGCGGCGTGTGCACGATCAGCTCGTCGTGCAGGAAGTAGACGAGGTGCGGGATGCGCGCGAACGCCGATCCCGAGGCGTCCGCAGCCGTCGCGCGCTCGGGCTGCTCCCCCAGTTCGACGAGCCGGTTGCGCACGCCGGCGAGCCAGCAGAGGGCCCATTCGGCGGCCGTGCCCTGCACGACGAAGTTGCGCGTGAACCGCCCCCACTCGCGAGCGGCGGCGCGCGCGCGTCGCTCGTCGACCTGCGTCGCGTCGGGTTGCGTCGCACGCGCCTGCAGTTCGTGCCAACGGGGCGGCGGCAGCGGCGAGGAGCGGCCGAGGAGCGTGGTGACCGAGCGCCCCGCCTCACCGTCGCGTGCCGCCCGGTCGACGAGGGCCATCGCTCGAGGGTACGCACGCGCGAGGCGAGGAACGAGGCGACCGCTGTCGCCGGTCGTGGCACCGTACATCGCGCCGAGCAGCGCGACCTTCGCCTCGTCGCGCGTCGCCACGACCCCGGCCTCGACGATCGCGCGGTACATGTCGCGGCCGCGGCCCGCGGCCGCCATCGCGGGATCACGCGCGAGCGCCGCGAGCACACGCGGTTCGAGCTGCGAGGCGTCGGCGACCACGAGGGTCCAGCCGTCGTCGGCGGAGACGGCTCGGCGGATCGCCTTGGGCAGCTGCAGCGCTCCGCCCCCGGCCGTCGCCCAGCGTCCGGTCGCGGTGCCGCCGGCGACCCAGTCGGCCCGGAATCGGCCCGCGACGACCCACTCGTCGAGCCAGCTCCATCCGTTCGCGGAGAGCAGGCGTGCGAGCCGCTTGTAGGCGATGAGCGGCTCGATCGCCGGGTGGTCGTGCTCGCGAAGTTCCCATCGCGCGGTCGACTCCGCGCCGATCCCGGCACCTCGCAGCGCGCGGAGCAGGTCGGCCTGGGAGTCGAGGTTCAACGTCGGGGCCTCGAGCGCGGCCCGGACCGCATCGGCGAGCTGCTCCATCCGCGCCGGCTTCCGGCCCGGTGCGGGTCGCGGACCGAGCGCCTCCTCGAGCACGCGTTCGTGGACTGCCCGATTCCACGGGAGGCCGGCCGCGTGCAACTCGGCGGCGATGAGGGCACCGGCGGATTCCGCGGCCATGAGCAGTCGCAGCGCCCCGCGCCGATCCGAGCCGTCGACGAGCGCGAGCTGGCGATCGTGCTCGTCGATCAGTTCGCGGGCGGTCGGCAACCCCACGGCCCTGCTCGGCCCTCCCCCGGGGTCGACGTCGACGTCGAGGTCGAAGAGCGCCGGGCTGCGATGGCCGGATTGCGCGGGGTTGACGGCCGTCGCGAGGTCGGGCGCTTCGGCAGGCCCGGGCGGCAACCACGCCGGCCGTGCCGCGGCCGATCGGCCGGCGTCGTCGACGAACGCCGACGAGGCCAGGATCGCTCCGCACAGCCGAAGGTCGTGGCACCGCGCCACGCGCACGCCGGCGTCGAGGAGCTCGGGCGCCCACTCGCGCGTCTCGCGCCACACCCAGCGCGGCCGGAGCTCGGCCTCGAGGCGCGCGATCTCGTCGGGGAGGCGCTCGCGTTCGACGTCGAGCGAGAGGCCGCCGGCGGGGTCGACGAGCAGGGCGCGCCCATCGCGCGTGGCCGCGACCGCGATCCGCACGCTTCGATTCTCCCCCGGGCCGACGACATGGCGATGTCGGCGGCATCGTGCACGATGTCGCCATGCGCACGAGGTCGACATGGTCGCGGTGAAGTTCGGCTGCGGCCACGGAGCCGCCGCCGATGATCCGATGGCGGTCGCCATCCGCCGCCGGTGCCCGCTCTGCATGCTGCTCGACGAGACGCAGCGCACGCGGGGCGACCTGCTCGGCCGGGTCGTTCCCGCCGGGCGCCGCGCCCTGGCCGTCGAGACCAGGGTGGGAGCCGAGTACGACTGGCAGTGCCGGCGCGGTCACGACCGCTTCCGGGCGACCGTCATCGAGGTGCTCACCGGCCCGGGGTGCGCCAAGTGCCGCGCGAACGCCTCGGCGCCGGGTGCCGCGGCGCGCGAAGCCGGCATGCCGTTCATGAAGCCGGGACTTCGGGTCGGCACCTCGATGACGGAGCAACGGCTCCGAGTCATGCTCGGCGAGCGCGTGCGGCTGCATCACCGCGCCAATGCCGTGCGCCTTGCGCGCACCTTCTACGGTCGTCAGGAGGTGTGGCCCGACATCCTGGTCGCCGAGCTGCGCATCGCGGTCGAGTACGACGATCCGGGGCGGTCGAGGCGCGCCCACCGAGGATTGAAGGAGGGCTCGGACGTCGAGAAGGACGAGGCGCTGCGCGAGGTCGGGTGGGAGGTGATCCGCGTCCGCGCGGGCGGCCTCGGGGCGCTCGGCCCGTACAGCATCGTGTGCCGAGCGCTCACCGCCGACGTCGTCGACGAGATCGTCCGGCTCATGACCGAGATCCGCGGAGCTGACGCGGTCGACCGCCTGCGGGTCCATTCCCCCGCGATCCCCTGATCGGTCGCATCCATTTCGCGCAGGAATCCCTCCGGATGGGCCTCGTTCCTCTGGTGCCGCGGATCGTCGCGCCGGTATGGTGAGCGAGGTCCCCGTCACCCGAGGCGGGGACATCGTCGTGCAGAGAGGCCGCTCCGTGCTCATCCCCTTCCTCGTCGTCGGAGGCCTCGGCCTTGTGCTGCTCGTCGTCTCGCTCGTCATCGGCGACGTGCTCGACCACTTCGAGCTCGGCGACGGCCTCATCTCCGGAACGGCCCTCGGCGTCGGGCTGACCGTGTTCGGCGCCGCCGGTGCGCTCACCGTCAGCGCGGGGCTCGAACTCGCTTGGGCGTACGTGCTCGCTGCGCTCCTCGCCGTTGCGGGGTACGTCGCCTCGGTCGTCTTCGTCCGCTCGCTGGCGCGCAGCTCCGACGGGGTGCCGGCCTCGGCGGTGGGTCTGTCCGGGGTGGCGACCGCCACGATCACCGCGTCGGGGGGCGAGGTGAGCCTCGACGGTCCCGGCGAGCTCGAACGACGACTCGCGTACGCCGACACCGCGATCGCCGAGGGATCCCGCGTGCGCGTGATCGAGCACTCGTGCTCGCGCGTGAAGGTCATCGCCGAGCACGCCTGACCCCCAGCCATCCCATCTCTCCTCGAACCGGAAGGAACCCATGCTCGACCCCGCCCTCATCCAGATCGGTGCGATCGTCGCGATCGCCATCGCATTCCTCGGAGTGCTCGGCTTCATCGCCGGCCGAATCCGCCGCGTGCCGCCCAACGAGGCGCTCGTCATCGTCGGCCGGGGCGCCGGACGCGCGCCGGCCGAGATCGGGACCGGCCAGCGCGTCGTCATCGGCGGTCGCACGTTCGTGTGGCCGGTCCTGCAGCAGGGCTTCTCGATCTCGCTGGAGCAGCGTCAGATCGGCATCACGGTCGAGGGCGTCGACAAGCACCGCATCAAGATCGCGATCAAGGCGTCGATCAACTTCAAGGTCAGCGGCACCGAGGAGGGTGTCCGTCGCGCCGCGCAGCGCTTCCTCTCGCAGCAGGACCTCCTGACCGAGATCATCAAGGAGTCGCTCGAGGGATCGCT is a window encoding:
- the aceE gene encoding pyruvate dehydrogenase (acetyl-transferring), homodimeric type produces the protein MTVNDQDPYSVEAMDSDPEETGEWAESLDALVAEKGHQRGREIMLSLLKRSKELHLGVPMVPTTDYLNTIAPENEPEFPGDEEIERRYRAWIRWNAAMLVHRSQRPGIAVGGHISTYASSAALYEVGFNHFFRGHDHPGGGDQIFVQGHASPGTYARAFLEGRLSTDQLDGFRQEKSHAPNGLSSYPHPRLMPEFWQFPTVSMGLGPINAIYQAQLNKYLTNRGIKDASDQHVWAFLGDGEMDEVESRGQLQVAANEGLDNLTFVINANLQRLDGPVRGNGKIIQELESFFRGAGWNVIKVIWGREWDDLLARDHDGALRNLMNVTPDGDYQTYKAESGAYVRENFFGRDPRALELVKDLTDDQVWGLKRGGHDYRKVYAAFKAAMEHKGQPTVIIAKTIKGYGLGPAFEGRNATHQMKKMTLDNLKTFRDTMRIPISDAQLEENPYLPPYYHPGENDEAIQYLHERRRELGGYLPERRTKHTAISLPDDSAYAIAKKGSGTQEIATTMAFVRLLKDLMRAKDFGNRIVPIIPDEARTFGMDAFFPNAKIYNPMGQHYTSVDRELLLAYKESPQGQIVHVGINEAGALAAFTAVGTSYSTQGEPLIPIYVFYSMFGFQRTGDAIWAAGDQMARGFMIGATAGRTTLTGEGLQHADGHSPLLASTNPAVVSYDPAYGYEIGHIVRSGLDRMYGGSHHDPNVMYYLTVYNEPLVQPAEPEEVDVDGIVRGIHRISEGWGEGPRAQLLASGVAVPWIIEAQHLLGQDWGVAADVWSVTSWSELNRDGLAADEHNFLHPEAERRVPYLTQKLSGARGPFVAVSDYMRAVQEQIRPYVPGQYATLGADGFGFSDTRPAARRWFKIDGPSVVVRTLQMLADRGEVDRSLPARAIEKYRLHDVNAGTTGTAGGES
- a CDS encoding PucR family transcriptional regulator — translated: MATKPRTKAETLAWLRTISGELSTQTLKRLEDTLPWYGEMPPSRRSAVGLVAQAGITSFIAWFDDPRSTPWIAADVFGAAPRELLRSVSLQQTLQLIRVTVEVVEERVKDGGEPLREAILLYSREIAFAAADVYARAAEARGLWDARLEALVVDSILSGEYDDELPSRIAALGWHGHGEVAVLVGTAPKLFDVDQVRRAARHMQADVLVGVQGNRLVVVIGRADPRAPDSEDAVGTAPALTFMEIATQLEPHFGPGHLVLGHEVANLVDAGKSAKAALAGFAVARSWRHAPRPVHADDLLPERALAGDPLARATLVHRIYRPLQAHSTELLTTLWSYLDNGRSLEATARELFVHPNTVRYRLKRVSDVIGWDATGAREALILQSALIIGSMSDHEATPRRRPAG
- a CDS encoding ACP S-malonyltransferase; translation: MIVVVCPGQGSQTPGFLAPWLAEPSFADRLAGLSEAAGIDLATHGTESDADTIRDTAVAQPLIVAAGILAFDALTAGSHGSAIGGIAGHSVGEITAAAATGVLDDADAMRFVAARGRAMADAAALVPTGMSAVIGADEADLLGRLDVLGLEPANFNGGGQVVVAGAVEALEQLRAEPPAGARVIPLQVAGAFHTRYMQPARERLAEVASSLSVSDPGVTLWTNRDGSKVASGAEFVDLLVGQVASPVRWDRCMESFAADGVTGLIELAPAGALVGLAKRALKGVPTVAVKTPDDLPAAIELLEQAAA
- a CDS encoding beta-ketoacyl-ACP synthase III, whose translation is MTHPTLTQSHGPAFTRLLSVGASRGENLVPNDDLVGPIDSSDEWIRQRTGIITRARAGADVLAVDLATEAGREAVERSGIPADRIDLVIVATISNVQQTPSIAAVVADRVGANPAAAYDMNAACAGYAYAVAQADALIRAGAAHYALVIGAEKLSDVVDPTDRTISFLLGDGAGAVVVGPSDEAGIGATVWGSDGSKAGAVGMNHTLTEFRDGASEWPTLRQEGQTVFRWAVWDMAKVAKQALDAAGITSDDLAAFIPHQANMRIIDEFAKQLKLPDSVVIGRDIATTGNTSAASIPLAMHRLLEEHPELSGGLALQIGFGAGLVFGAQVVVLP
- a CDS encoding acyl carrier protein yields the protein MALSRDEVLAGLAELINDETGIATDTVEADKSFTDDLDIDSISMMTIVVNAEEKFDVKIPDEEVKNLKTVGDAVDFIVNAQA
- a CDS encoding beta-ketoacyl-[acyl-carrier-protein] synthase family protein; the encoded protein is MTKKIVITGIGATTPIGGTARDSWKALLAGESGARTLEHEWVQKYELPVTFAATAKVPAAEVLERHEVKRLDPSSQFALIAGREAWADAGAPEVAPERLAIDWATGIGGVWTLLDAWDTLRDRGPRRVLPMTVPMLMPNGPGAAVGMDLHARAGIRTVVSACASSTESLVNAWEHLQDGVADVVIAGGSESAIHPITIASFNSMQALSKRNDDPAVASRPYDVGRDGFVMGEGGAALVLETEEHAKARGARIYAELLGGAITSDAYHITAPDPEGSAAARAMKAAIEGAGASLSDVVHVNAHATSTPVGDIAEYNALRRVFGEDLDRIAITATKASTGHLLGGAGAIEAIFTVLALHERTAPPTINLTEQDPEIPLDVVTSPRVLGEGDLVAISNSFGFGGHNAVAAFRSA
- a CDS encoding DUF3145 domain-containing protein, which codes for MLFVHSSQRALCPHVEWAAGRAIGTAVNFEWVEQPVLPGTMRAEFSWTGEPGTGARIASALRGWEQLRFEVSEDPGLGSDGARWMHTPELGVFYAQTDAAGNLVVPEDRIRYAMEIAAFDAGELHRELRLALGQAWDDELEPFRHASDFAPVVWLHRVG
- a CDS encoding PadR family transcriptional regulator → MAVRDALLVLLLDGPAYGFQLHGGLAARTGGRRVINVGQTYATLDRLGAQGLVESAGTTDDGLPLHRLTPTGRKAAAGWLDGTDAAGADPWHETVDRVLLALSLPTIDETPVLAGELARWTARRDAATPAVASGAGGPAALVDLAAEADAARAAAALAWLEQVSRADAASLAFAPSAERPRRGRRPARAPA
- a CDS encoding bifunctional 3'-5' exonuclease/DNA polymerase; amino-acid sequence: MRIAVAATRDGRALLVDPAGGLSLDVERERLPDEIARLEAELRPRWVWRETREWAPELLDAGVRVARCHDLRLCGAILASSAFVDDAGRSAAARPAWLPPGPAEAPDLATAVNPAQSGHRSPALFDLDVDVDPGGGPSRAVGLPTARELIDEHDRQLALVDGSDRRGALRLLMAAESAGALIAAELHAAGLPWNRAVHERVLEEALGPRPAPGRKPARMEQLADAVRAALEAPTLNLDSQADLLRALRGAGIGAESTARWELREHDHPAIEPLIAYKRLARLLSANGWSWLDEWVVAGRFRADWVAGGTATGRWATAGGGALQLPKAIRRAVSADDGWTLVVADASQLEPRVLAALARDPAMAAAGRGRDMYRAIVEAGVVATRDEAKVALLGAMYGATTGDSGRLVPRLARAYPRAMALVDRAARDGEAGRSVTTLLGRSSPLPPPRWHELQARATQPDATQVDERRARAAAREWGRFTRNFVVQGTAAEWALCWLAGVRNRLVELGEQPERATAADASGSAFARIPHLVYFLHDELIVHTPLEFASAVADAVGDAAAEAGRLLFGEAPVEFPLNLVTTPNYGSAT